A genomic region of Tsukamurella pulmonis contains the following coding sequences:
- a CDS encoding MFS transporter: protein MTLTAPAAAPSPVRGRGVAIGAAGLAVLLGALDTYVVVSVLEDIMRSVDIPINRIQLATPIITWYLLGYIAAMPLLGRLSDRFGRRLVLQASLALFIVGSVLTALAHTVPEVLVGRVVQGVASGALLPVTLALAADLWSARRRAAVLGWVGAAQELGSVLGPVVGVGVVTLVHNHFSSVPRDDAWRVVFWINVPLALIAMLLLQFTVPKRAVTKQKVDVVGGLLLAVALGLSVIGLYNPEPDGTDVLPPNGAWLLLGAAVAFVLFAVWERFARTKLIDTEGMRVRPFLAACAASVCAGAALMVTLVDVEIYARAVLERDGVAAVLTLVRFLLALPVGAILGGFLATRIGDRVVSVAGLLVAAGGYVLISMWPTDVLSAHYLGFLPALDTSLAIAGLGLGLVIGPLSSAALRAVRLSQAGIASALLVVARMSGMLIGVAALTTFGFYRLTTILDTMPAIAPQGDITKTIVAMARRTQEAYALMFGEVFLVTAGICLVGAVFALFVAGRRDESEQSPTDAEETLVPSR from the coding sequence GTGACGCTCACCGCGCCCGCGGCGGCACCGAGCCCCGTGCGGGGGCGTGGTGTCGCCATCGGGGCCGCGGGGCTCGCGGTGCTCCTCGGCGCGCTCGACACCTACGTGGTGGTCTCGGTCCTCGAGGACATCATGCGCAGCGTCGACATCCCCATCAACCGGATCCAGCTCGCCACCCCGATCATCACCTGGTACCTGCTCGGCTACATCGCGGCCATGCCGCTGCTCGGGCGCCTGTCGGACCGGTTCGGCCGCCGCCTCGTGCTGCAGGCCAGCCTGGCGCTGTTCATCGTCGGCTCGGTGCTCACGGCACTCGCGCACACGGTGCCCGAGGTCCTGGTCGGCCGCGTCGTGCAGGGCGTCGCGAGCGGCGCCCTGCTGCCCGTGACGCTCGCGCTGGCCGCCGACCTCTGGTCCGCGCGCCGACGGGCCGCGGTGCTCGGCTGGGTGGGCGCGGCGCAGGAGCTGGGCAGCGTACTCGGCCCCGTCGTGGGCGTGGGCGTGGTGACGCTCGTGCACAACCACTTCTCCTCGGTGCCCCGCGACGACGCGTGGCGCGTCGTGTTCTGGATCAACGTGCCGCTCGCCCTCATCGCGATGCTGCTGCTGCAGTTCACCGTCCCCAAGCGCGCGGTGACCAAGCAGAAGGTCGACGTGGTCGGCGGGCTCCTGCTGGCCGTCGCCCTCGGGCTGTCGGTGATCGGCCTCTACAACCCCGAGCCCGACGGGACCGACGTCCTGCCGCCGAACGGGGCGTGGCTGCTGCTCGGCGCCGCCGTCGCCTTCGTGCTGTTCGCGGTGTGGGAGCGCTTCGCCCGCACCAAGCTGATCGACACCGAGGGCATGCGCGTGCGGCCCTTCCTCGCCGCCTGCGCCGCCTCGGTGTGCGCGGGCGCGGCGCTCATGGTCACCCTGGTCGACGTCGAGATCTACGCGCGCGCCGTGCTCGAACGCGACGGTGTCGCCGCGGTCCTGACCCTGGTGCGGTTCCTGCTGGCGCTGCCCGTCGGCGCGATCCTCGGCGGCTTCCTCGCCACCCGCATCGGCGACCGCGTGGTCTCCGTGGCCGGACTGCTCGTGGCCGCCGGGGGCTACGTCCTGATCTCGATGTGGCCGACCGACGTGCTCTCGGCCCACTACCTGGGCTTCCTGCCCGCGCTCGACACCTCGCTCGCCATCGCCGGCCTCGGCCTGGGTCTCGTGATCGGGCCGCTGTCCTCGGCGGCGCTGCGCGCGGTGCGGCTCTCGCAGGCGGGCATCGCCTCCGCCCTGCTCGTGGTCGCGCGCATGAGCGGCATGCTGATCGGCGTCGCGGCGCTGACCACCTTCGGCTTCTACCGTCTCACCACCATCCTGGACACGATGCCGGCGATCGCCCCGCAGGGCGACATCACGAAGACCATCGTCGCGATGGCCCGGCGCACCCAGGAGGCGTACGCGCTGATGTTCGGCGAGGTCTTCCTGGTGACGGCGGGCATCTGCCTGGTCGGCGCGGTGTTCGCCCTCTTCGTCGCGGGCCGCCGCGACGAATCGGAGCAATCGCCCACCGATGCCGAGGAGACGCTCGTACCCTCCCGGTAG
- a CDS encoding LppX_LprAFG lipoprotein, whose protein sequence is MIVRNSRHTVLRLASTVVALLAVVGLLAACSKSDGEKVNDAPLPEAKPLIDSSAKAARDLHDVQLDLSVEGTVPNLPVKSVSAYLTNDPKVSGQGDADVIFNGTAVKAKFVVVDAHLWAQFGAGQSYQDMGLAADIYDASAILDPNKGIANLLASVRDPKVEGREQIGGTEAIRVSGIIPGAALAGIVPKAELGDRPLTFWVQEAAPNNLVRANVGFDTGTLTVTLSDWGKKVTLLDPKTAK, encoded by the coding sequence ATGATCGTGCGTAACTCTCGCCACACGGTGCTCCGCCTCGCCTCCACGGTGGTGGCCCTGCTCGCCGTCGTCGGCCTCCTGGCCGCCTGCTCGAAGAGCGACGGGGAGAAGGTCAACGACGCGCCGCTGCCCGAGGCCAAGCCCCTGATCGACTCGTCGGCGAAGGCCGCCCGGGACCTGCACGACGTGCAGCTCGACCTCTCCGTCGAGGGCACCGTCCCCAACCTGCCCGTCAAGAGCGTCTCCGCGTACCTGACCAACGACCCCAAGGTCTCGGGGCAGGGCGACGCCGACGTCATCTTCAACGGCACCGCGGTCAAGGCCAAGTTCGTGGTGGTCGACGCGCACCTGTGGGCGCAGTTCGGCGCCGGGCAGTCCTACCAGGACATGGGTCTCGCCGCGGACATCTACGACGCCTCCGCGATCCTCGACCCGAACAAGGGCATCGCGAACCTCCTCGCGTCGGTGCGCGACCCCAAGGTCGAGGGGCGCGAGCAGATCGGCGGCACCGAGGCGATCCGCGTCTCCGGGATCATCCCGGGCGCCGCGCTCGCCGGCATCGTGCCCAAGGCCGAGCTCGGCGACCGCCCGCTGACCTTCTGGGTGCAGGAGGCCGCGCCGAACAACCTGGTGCGCGCGAACGTCGGTTTCGACACGGGCACGCTGACCGTCACCCTCTCCGACTGGGGCAAGAAGGTCACGCTGCTGGACCCGAAGACCGCCAAGTGA
- the trmB gene encoding tRNA (guanosine(46)-N7)-methyltransferase TrmB, with translation MESVPQSQDPRAEHRRLYPRVTSFRSRRASLTPAQQLAMDTGWETLGRDIPPASPLPDGAPEGAFPAPSHPLDAEAWFGRKAPLIVEIGSGTGTSTWAMAQAEPENDVVAVEVYLPGIAQLVGAVQRAELTNVRVVRGDGVAVLEDMIAPGTLTGVRVYFPDPWPKARHHKRRLLQPRMFSLIADRLRVGGILHVATDHADYAEAIAETAPSEPLLRPVVLPPRLADAGLPISVDRPVTKFQDKAAQVGREIHEFVWERVEEGEVR, from the coding sequence ATGGAGAGCGTGCCCCAGTCCCAGGATCCCCGCGCCGAGCACCGTCGGCTGTACCCCCGCGTGACCAGTTTCCGCTCCCGCCGCGCCTCCCTCACCCCCGCCCAGCAACTGGCGATGGACACCGGCTGGGAGACCCTCGGCCGGGACATCCCGCCCGCCTCCCCGCTTCCCGACGGTGCGCCGGAGGGCGCCTTCCCCGCACCGTCGCACCCGCTGGACGCGGAGGCCTGGTTCGGCCGGAAGGCCCCGCTCATCGTGGAGATCGGATCGGGCACCGGCACGTCGACCTGGGCGATGGCGCAGGCCGAGCCGGAGAACGACGTCGTCGCCGTCGAGGTGTACCTGCCCGGGATCGCCCAGCTGGTGGGCGCGGTGCAGCGCGCGGAGCTGACGAACGTGCGGGTCGTGCGGGGCGACGGGGTCGCCGTACTCGAGGACATGATCGCGCCGGGCACGCTGACGGGCGTGCGCGTCTACTTCCCGGACCCGTGGCCCAAGGCCCGCCACCACAAGCGCCGGCTGCTCCAGCCGCGCATGTTCTCGCTGATCGCGGACCGTCTGCGCGTCGGAGGGATTCTGCACGTGGCCACCGATCATGCAGACTATGCAGAGGCGATTGCGGAGACCGCACCCTCGGAGCCGTTGCTGCGGCCCGTGGTGCTGCCGCCGCGGCTCGCCGACGCAGGGCTGCCGATCTCCGTCGACCGCCCCGTGACCAAGTTCCAGGACAAGGCCGCGCAGGTGGGCCGCGAGATCCACGAGTTCGTATGGGAACGCGTGGAGGAAGGAGAGGTGCGGTGA
- a CDS encoding NYN domain-containing protein codes for MGTRGGRRGAVTPIDAPADPQPEAARRVLLVWDAPNLDMGLGSILGGRPTAAHRPRFDALGRWLLEYTATLESDTDTRLEPEATVFTNIAPGTADVVRPWVEALRNVGYAVFAKPKVDDDSDVDDDMLDHIDVRRYSPGLGGLLVASADGQAFREPLEEIAESGVPVSVLGFREHAAWALASPTLEFVDLEDIAGVFREPLPRVSLDSLPDEGAWLQPFRPLSSLLSSRA; via the coding sequence ATGGGAACGCGTGGAGGAAGGAGAGGTGCGGTGACGCCGATCGACGCACCCGCCGACCCGCAGCCCGAGGCCGCCAGACGCGTCCTGCTCGTCTGGGACGCGCCGAACCTCGACATGGGGCTCGGCTCCATCCTGGGCGGCCGCCCGACGGCCGCCCACCGGCCGCGTTTCGACGCCCTGGGCCGCTGGCTGCTCGAGTACACGGCCACCCTGGAGTCGGACACGGACACCCGGCTCGAGCCCGAGGCCACCGTCTTCACCAACATCGCGCCCGGCACCGCCGACGTGGTCCGGCCCTGGGTCGAGGCCCTGCGCAACGTGGGCTACGCGGTCTTCGCCAAGCCCAAGGTGGACGACGACAGCGACGTCGACGACGACATGCTCGATCACATCGACGTGCGGCGGTACTCGCCGGGCCTCGGTGGGCTGCTCGTCGCGTCCGCGGACGGCCAGGCCTTCCGCGAGCCGCTGGAGGAGATCGCCGAGAGCGGGGTTCCGGTATCCGTACTCGGGTTCCGTGAGCACGCCGCCTGGGCGTTGGCTTCCCCTACTCTGGAGTTCGTCGATCTCGAGGACATCGCCGGGGTGTTCCGCGAGCCGCTGCCACGGGTGAGCCTCGATTCGCTGCCCGACGAGGGTGCGTGGCTGCAGCCGTTCCGTCCCCTGTCCTCGCTACTTTCGAGCCGGGCCTAG
- a CDS encoding MMPL family transporter, with protein sequence MFAAIGRFTYAFRYTIIAVLFVSIALTGVWGFLGLGAKTSLNGLYDEASDSVAAAEVTDKANGREMQPDILVLIKPADGKKVSDPDVMKAVAQTREDVLAKFATGDDPKLSPVNEKEPQESSLSYTMFAPGAPQANEQLYEKFTRTDADGGTWGFFTLPMKSADDTQRGKDWVEIQKPLNEILQSEANKPVFEAKVGGLIPVTSEVTEGVQKDQKKAEIIALPLVAIVLFFVYGGIVAAVLPMIIGVLTIGAAMAVASVMADFTDVNLFVGPIISLIGLGIAHDYGLFMVSRFREELDEGYDTPTAVRRTVMTAGRTIIMSSLLIVGALACLYISPLGLLTSMATGALLGVFISAILSLTLLPAMLGALGPRVFSLSFHWFLTVFDRWKLPLIGGVIHWAAVKTGGAKTKANIEAGMWGKVTDAVMKRPKTAIVSVVTLLLAICIPIVGLQFGGISQTYLPPTNETRQTQDKFQELFPDNTGQPVKIVFTNANDEQIKQVLDEANKLPGFTRANPSDPDSPKFSAATAAVDTAKGTSDKLEVRGQQVAVRTSNGSMQDPNDTEAVGEAVKALRAIKMDGADPSKGVGFLVGGMPVLQYDSIDSMLSLLPLLLLLLVVVTTLMMFLAFGSLTLPIKAVLMSLLSLGSTLGFLTWMFVDGHGGDIFNFTGGPMMAPVLVLVIAVVFGLSTDYEVFVISRMIEERAGGATTNQAIRAGTANTGRIITAAAILLACVAAAFATSDLVMLKYVSFGLMFALLIDATVVRMVLVPAVMKLLGDDSWWAPVWMRKIQEAIGLGETSLPAETRDGRPLSSVKAATAGPGKAAPQLVGAGAPVPARQAATPEDGRLHPPSNLPDVRPARPTPVGPGPRRPGPPPGFSGRLELPPRPTGPGQRPPQDPRSYQQQVPGRGPQQGQAPGPGQQRRPGPPPGPQGPGRPQGPGAPRPSGPIGPGGPSGPSGPMPRQQRPGGPQGPRQPYPPRPQGPGGPQGPRPGQGPTGEGARPHQQRPPHED encoded by the coding sequence TTGTTCGCAGCGATAGGACGCTTCACGTACGCGTTCCGATACACGATCATCGCGGTCCTCTTCGTGTCGATCGCCTTGACCGGCGTCTGGGGCTTCCTCGGACTCGGCGCCAAGACCAGCCTCAACGGCCTCTACGACGAGGCCAGTGACTCGGTGGCCGCCGCCGAGGTCACCGATAAGGCCAACGGTCGCGAGATGCAGCCCGACATCCTGGTGCTGATCAAGCCCGCGGACGGAAAGAAGGTCTCCGATCCGGACGTCATGAAGGCGGTCGCCCAGACCCGCGAGGACGTCCTCGCGAAGTTCGCGACCGGCGACGACCCGAAGCTCAGCCCGGTCAACGAGAAGGAACCGCAGGAGAGCTCGCTCAGCTACACGATGTTCGCGCCGGGCGCGCCCCAGGCGAACGAGCAGCTCTACGAGAAGTTCACCCGCACGGACGCCGACGGCGGCACCTGGGGCTTTTTCACCCTGCCGATGAAGTCCGCGGACGACACCCAGCGCGGTAAGGACTGGGTGGAGATCCAGAAGCCGCTCAACGAGATCCTGCAGTCGGAGGCGAACAAGCCGGTCTTCGAGGCCAAGGTCGGCGGCCTGATCCCGGTGACCTCCGAGGTCACCGAGGGCGTCCAGAAGGACCAGAAGAAGGCCGAGATCATCGCGCTGCCGCTGGTCGCGATCGTGCTGTTCTTCGTCTACGGCGGCATCGTGGCAGCGGTGCTGCCGATGATCATCGGTGTGCTCACCATCGGCGCGGCGATGGCGGTCGCATCCGTGATGGCCGACTTCACCGACGTCAACCTCTTCGTCGGCCCGATCATCTCGCTGATCGGCCTGGGCATCGCCCACGACTACGGCCTGTTCATGGTGTCCCGGTTCCGCGAGGAATTGGACGAGGGGTACGACACACCCACGGCCGTCAGACGCACGGTGATGACGGCCGGCAGAACGATCATCATGTCCTCGCTGCTCATCGTGGGCGCGCTGGCGTGTCTGTACATCTCGCCGCTGGGCCTGCTGACCTCGATGGCCACGGGCGCGCTGCTGGGCGTGTTCATCTCGGCGATCCTGTCGCTGACCCTGCTGCCCGCGATGCTCGGCGCGCTCGGCCCCCGGGTCTTCTCGCTCAGCTTCCACTGGTTCCTCACCGTCTTCGACCGCTGGAAGCTGCCGCTCATCGGCGGCGTCATCCACTGGGCCGCCGTCAAGACGGGCGGCGCGAAGACCAAGGCCAACATCGAGGCCGGCATGTGGGGCAAGGTCACCGATGCGGTGATGAAGCGGCCGAAGACCGCCATCGTCAGCGTGGTGACGCTGCTGCTCGCCATCTGCATCCCGATCGTCGGCCTGCAGTTCGGCGGTATCTCGCAGACCTACCTGCCGCCGACCAACGAGACCCGGCAGACCCAGGACAAGTTCCAGGAGCTCTTCCCGGACAACACCGGCCAGCCGGTCAAGATCGTCTTCACCAACGCCAACGACGAGCAGATCAAGCAGGTACTGGACGAGGCGAACAAGCTTCCCGGCTTCACCCGCGCGAACCCGTCGGACCCGGATTCGCCGAAGTTCAGCGCGGCGACCGCGGCCGTCGACACGGCCAAGGGCACGTCGGACAAACTCGAGGTGCGCGGCCAGCAGGTCGCGGTCCGCACGTCGAACGGCAGCATGCAGGACCCCAACGACACGGAAGCGGTCGGCGAGGCCGTCAAGGCCCTGCGCGCCATCAAGATGGACGGTGCGGACCCCAGCAAGGGCGTCGGCTTCCTGGTCGGCGGCATGCCGGTGCTGCAGTACGACTCGATCGACTCGATGCTCAGCCTGCTGCCGCTGCTGCTCCTGCTGCTCGTCGTGGTCACCACGCTGATGATGTTCCTGGCGTTCGGCTCGCTCACGCTGCCGATCAAGGCGGTGCTGATGTCGCTGCTCTCGCTGGGCTCGACGCTGGGCTTCCTGACCTGGATGTTCGTGGACGGCCACGGCGGTGACATCTTCAACTTCACGGGTGGCCCGATGATGGCGCCCGTGCTGGTGCTGGTGATCGCGGTGGTCTTCGGTCTCAGTACGGACTACGAGGTCTTCGTGATCTCCCGCATGATCGAGGAACGCGCGGGCGGTGCCACCACGAACCAGGCGATCCGCGCCGGCACGGCGAACACCGGCCGCATCATCACCGCGGCCGCGATCCTGCTGGCCTGCGTCGCGGCGGCCTTCGCCACCTCCGACCTGGTCATGTTGAAGTACGTCTCCTTCGGCCTGATGTTCGCGTTGCTCATCGACGCGACCGTCGTCCGCATGGTGCTCGTGCCCGCGGTGATGAAGCTGCTCGGCGACGACTCCTGGTGGGCCCCGGTCTGGATGCGCAAGATCCAGGAGGCCATCGGCCTCGGCGAGACCTCGCTGCCGGCCGAGACCCGCGACGGCCGCCCGCTGTCGTCGGTCAAGGCCGCCACGGCGGGCCCGGGCAAGGCCGCGCCGCAGCTGGTCGGTGCCGGTGCTCCCGTTCCCGCCCGGCAGGCCGCCACGCCCGAGGACGGCCGGCTGCACCCGCCGTCGAACCTGCCCGACGTGCGCCCGGCCCGGCCCACCCCGGTCGGCCCCGGCCCGCGTCGCCCCGGCCCGCCGCCCGGCTTCTCCGGCCGGCTGGAGCTGCCGCCCCGCCCGACGGGCCCCGGACAGCGCCCGCCGCAGGATCCGCGCAGCTACCAGCAGCAGGTGCCGGGACGCGGCCCGCAGCAGGGCCAGGCGCCCGGCCCGGGGCAGCAGCGCCGTCCGGGCCCGCCGCCCGGGCCGCAGGGTCCCGGCCGCCCGCAGGGCCCGGGCGCGCCGCGCCCGAGCGGGCCGATCGGCCCCGGCGGCCCCAGCGGCCCCAGCGGCCCGATGCCGCGACAGCAGCGGCCGGGCGGCCCGCAGGGTCCACGTCAGCCGTACCCGCCGCGCCCGCAGGGGCCGGGTGGCCCCCAGGGGCCGCGCCCGGGCCAGGGCCCGACCGGTGAGGGCGCGCGCCCCCACCAGCAGCGGCCCCCGCACGAGGACTGA